In Coriobacteriia bacterium, a genomic segment contains:
- a CDS encoding SH3 domain-containing protein: MAKWIRAGAGVVVVVVLGFVVMGWYNDFKSAQSAAPVASPTTTSTVNTTLTADASVAGVGIAQIDGVNFRVKPSSSAKLIRGLKKGEEVTIILKEGQWYQVKDSKGKSGWVTANADYVAIKGK, encoded by the coding sequence ATGGCTAAATGGATACGCGCCGGTGCGGGCGTCGTGGTCGTCGTCGTCCTCGGATTCGTGGTGATGGGTTGGTACAACGACTTCAAGTCCGCCCAGAGCGCCGCGCCGGTCGCCAGTCCGACGACCACATCGACGGTAAACACCACTCTGACAGCTGACGCTTCCGTGGCAGGTGTCGGGATCGCGCAGATCGACGGGGTGAACTTCCGTGTGAAGCCATCGTCCAGCGCGAAGTTGATCCGCGGGCTCAAGAAGGGCGAGGAAGTCACAATCATCCTCAAAGAGGGTCAGTGGTATCAGGTCAAGGACTCAAAGGGCAAGTCCGGTTGGGTAACCGCAAACGCTGACTACGTCGCGATCAAGGGCAAGTAG
- a CDS encoding uracil permease encodes MAMFGATVLVPILTGLDPGVGLMTSGIGTILYLICVRNKIPSYLGSSFAFIAPLIAVISAKGGGGIPAALGGLVAAGVVYMVVAGIVKAFGTGWLTKLLPPALVGAVVIVIGLGLSAVAVKMSMFPFATPDPTLPGMGVELNRVLLAAVTLLSAVAFSSFFKGFLRTIPILMGIIVGYVVALFMPGMVDFKPVMDAAWIGLPKVVFPVFDLGAIAIIAPVAIVVIVEHIGHLLVINEITGKDFTPMLPESLFGDGLATAISGALGGTPSTTYAENIGVMAVTKVYATQLFWYAGALAFVIGGFVPKLGAFISSIPTPVMGGISLLLFGLIASSGLRLLVKSGIDYSHSRNLIMSSVVLVIGIGMETGGFYIPIGKYSIPGMALATFIGIILNLVLPREAESLAVDAPDFTGELQAESKA; translated from the coding sequence ATGGCGATGTTCGGCGCGACCGTACTGGTTCCGATTCTGACGGGGCTCGACCCCGGCGTCGGCCTCATGACCTCCGGAATCGGTACCATCCTGTATCTCATCTGCGTACGCAATAAGATTCCGAGCTACCTCGGCTCGAGCTTCGCGTTCATAGCCCCGCTCATCGCAGTGATCTCAGCCAAGGGAGGCGGCGGGATTCCTGCTGCTCTCGGTGGCCTCGTCGCAGCCGGTGTGGTCTACATGGTCGTCGCCGGAATCGTGAAGGCATTCGGAACCGGATGGCTCACCAAGCTCCTTCCGCCGGCGCTTGTCGGCGCAGTCGTCATCGTCATCGGTCTCGGCCTTTCCGCCGTAGCCGTGAAGATGTCGATGTTCCCGTTCGCGACACCGGATCCCACGCTTCCGGGCATGGGTGTCGAGTTGAACCGGGTTCTGCTCGCGGCCGTCACGCTGTTGTCCGCGGTAGCCTTCTCGAGCTTCTTCAAGGGCTTCCTGCGTACCATCCCGATACTCATGGGCATCATCGTCGGCTACGTCGTCGCGCTCTTCATGCCGGGTATGGTCGACTTCAAGCCGGTCATGGACGCCGCGTGGATCGGCCTGCCTAAGGTCGTGTTCCCGGTCTTCGACCTGGGCGCCATCGCGATCATCGCGCCGGTGGCGATCGTGGTCATCGTCGAGCACATCGGACACCTGTTGGTCATCAACGAGATCACCGGCAAGGACTTCACACCCATGCTGCCCGAGTCGCTCTTCGGCGACGGCCTCGCAACGGCCATATCGGGTGCCCTTGGTGGCACTCCGTCCACCACGTACGCCGAGAACATCGGTGTCATGGCGGTCACCAAGGTCTACGCGACCCAGCTGTTCTGGTACGCGGGCGCGCTTGCATTCGTCATCGGCGGATTCGTGCCCAAGCTCGGAGCGTTCATCAGCTCGATTCCGACCCCGGTCATGGGTGGTATCTCGCTGCTCCTGTTCGGGCTCATCGCATCCAGCGGCCTGCGTCTGTTGGTCAAGTCCGGCATCGACTACAGCCACAGCCGAAACCTCATCATGTCCAGCGTGGTGCTGGTCATCGGTATCGGTATGGAGACCGGCGGGTTCTACATTCCGATCGGCAAGTACTCGATCCCGGGTATGGCGCTGGCGACCTTCATCGGCATCATCCTGAACCTGGTTTTGCCGCGAGAGGCGGAGAGCCTTGCCGTGGATGCACCGGACTTCACCGGTGAGCTGCAGGCGGAGTCCAAGGCGTAG
- a CDS encoding NCS2 family permease — MDTFFKFKERGTDLKTELLAGLTTFLTMAYIVFVNPGILSSAGIPFAGAATATALGAALMCICMGLIANRPFALASGMGLNAVVTFSLIGFQQANVPWQVGMSVIFAEGLVILLLVMTGLREAVMNAIPIDLKRAIGVGIGLFITTIGLNEGGFIKPAPITLVGLGDFTQKYVWVTVIGLLAILAFMALKVKGDILWGILVATVAAWLLGVTKLPTAVVGAPDFSTFFAPFQQVNGSMAIMQIFTPALLLALFAIMLTDFFDTMGTVISVGEQAGFVEPDGKVPGIRNILAVDSIAASVGGLFGASSITTYIESAAGVAEGGRTGLTAIVTGVLFAVAAFLSPIVGMVGGGYIIPSAEQYGAFAGSGFQVPPGDYFVYPITAGALIVVGFLMMRTVREIPWTNLEEAFPAFLTIVGIPLTYNISYGIGFGFISYVFIKIFHGKAKDVHPLMWIVSAAFVVTFIMPALQKLVG, encoded by the coding sequence GTGGACACATTCTTCAAGTTCAAGGAACGGGGAACGGACCTCAAGACCGAGCTTCTCGCCGGCTTGACCACATTTCTCACCATGGCCTACATCGTCTTCGTGAACCCGGGCATCCTCTCATCTGCGGGGATCCCGTTCGCCGGAGCAGCGACGGCCACCGCACTTGGCGCTGCCCTCATGTGCATCTGTATGGGGCTCATCGCAAACCGCCCCTTCGCGCTCGCTTCCGGCATGGGCCTGAACGCGGTCGTGACCTTCTCGCTCATCGGCTTTCAGCAGGCGAACGTGCCGTGGCAGGTTGGTATGTCGGTCATCTTCGCTGAAGGACTCGTCATTCTCCTTCTCGTGATGACTGGTCTGCGAGAGGCCGTCATGAACGCGATTCCGATCGATCTCAAGCGAGCGATCGGTGTCGGTATCGGCTTGTTCATCACCACCATCGGACTGAACGAGGGCGGCTTCATCAAGCCTGCCCCGATTACCCTCGTCGGCCTGGGAGACTTCACCCAGAAGTACGTCTGGGTCACCGTCATCGGGCTGCTCGCCATCCTTGCCTTCATGGCTCTGAAGGTGAAGGGCGACATCCTGTGGGGCATCCTTGTCGCAACGGTCGCCGCATGGTTGCTCGGTGTCACCAAGCTCCCGACCGCGGTCGTCGGAGCGCCCGACTTCTCCACCTTCTTCGCACCATTCCAGCAGGTCAACGGCAGCATGGCGATCATGCAGATATTCACGCCGGCCCTGCTGCTCGCTTTGTTCGCGATCATGCTCACCGACTTCTTCGACACGATGGGGACGGTGATATCCGTAGGGGAGCAGGCCGGGTTCGTCGAGCCTGATGGAAAGGTCCCGGGCATCCGGAACATCCTCGCCGTCGACTCTATCGCTGCATCGGTCGGTGGACTCTTCGGCGCCTCATCGATCACTACCTACATCGAGTCGGCTGCGGGCGTCGCCGAGGGCGGCCGCACCGGTCTGACCGCCATCGTCACCGGCGTACTGTTCGCTGTCGCAGCGTTCCTCTCACCGATCGTCGGCATGGTCGGTGGCGGCTACATCATCCCCAGCGCCGAGCAGTACGGCGCCTTCGCAGGCAGCGGTTTCCAGGTACCACCCGGAGACTACTTTGTGTATCCCATCACTGCCGGTGCGCTCATCGTGGTCGGCTTCCTCATGATGCGCACGGTTCGTGAGATTCCTTGGACGAACCTCGAAGAGGCGTTCCCGGCGTTCCTCACCATCGTAGGCATTCCGCTGACCTACAACATCAGCTACGGAATCGGGTTCGGCTTCATCAGCTACGTCTTCATCAAGATCTTCCACGGCAAGGCTAAGGATGTTCATCCGCTGATGTGGATCGTCTCTGCCGCCTTCGTTGTCACATTCATCATGCCCGCACTTCAGAAGCTCGTAGGCTAG
- a CDS encoding NUDIX hydrolase, whose protein sequence is MAAPASSGPRVRAAALILVDGRVVLARHRAGSAVYHLLPGGGVDYRETLEDAVVREVREETGLEVAVDAFLFANDTIDPTGSRHVVNLTFTAHVIGGAITDSPDDQRVEAIDLADPAKLGDYDLRPPYADAIQRFLAGKGSGSGYLGSLFTAGR, encoded by the coding sequence TTGGCAGCACCGGCATCTAGCGGGCCTCGCGTCCGCGCAGCCGCGCTCATCCTCGTCGATGGACGAGTCGTGCTCGCACGGCACCGAGCAGGTTCCGCTGTCTACCACCTGCTTCCCGGTGGAGGCGTCGACTACCGAGAAACCCTGGAAGACGCAGTGGTGCGCGAGGTGCGCGAGGAGACCGGCCTCGAGGTGGCCGTGGACGCATTCCTGTTCGCCAACGACACCATCGACCCCACCGGCTCGCGTCACGTCGTGAATCTCACGTTCACTGCGCATGTCATCGGTGGCGCGATCACAGACAGCCCCGATGACCAACGCGTCGAGGCGATCGACCTCGCGGACCCGGCGAAGCTCGGCGACTACGACCTCAGACCGCCCTACGCGGATGCGATTCAACGCTTTCTGGCAGGTAAGGGGAGCGGATCGGGATACCTCGGCTCGCTGTTCACGGCAGGCCGATGA
- the dut gene encoding dUTP diphosphatase, whose product MRHNLERGPADVRLIVKRLDSALPLPSYAHEGDAGLDLYSAATLDIEPGERVLVPTGLAVAIPEGYAGFVQPRSGLALKQGLSLVNTPGLIDSHYRGEIKLIAINLDPSNAISIVRGDKVAQLVIQRVERVHVVEAESLDETVRGEDGFGSTGI is encoded by the coding sequence ATCCGCCACAACCTCGAAAGGGGTCCAGCTGACGTGCGCCTGATCGTGAAGCGTCTCGACTCGGCTCTCCCGCTTCCGTCATACGCCCATGAGGGCGATGCGGGACTCGATCTCTACTCCGCTGCGACTCTCGATATCGAGCCTGGTGAGCGAGTTCTCGTGCCTACGGGCCTTGCAGTCGCTATCCCCGAAGGCTATGCGGGCTTCGTGCAGCCGCGAAGCGGCCTTGCGCTCAAGCAAGGTCTCTCGCTTGTGAATACGCCCGGCCTCATCGACAGCCACTACCGCGGCGAGATCAAGCTGATCGCCATCAACCTGGACCCTTCCAACGCGATATCGATTGTGCGCGGCGACAAAGTCGCCCAGTTGGTGATCCAGCGCGTGGAGAGGGTGCACGTCGTTGAGGCCGAATCGCTCGACGAAACAGTGCGTGGGGAGGACGGCTTTGGCAGCACCGGCATCTAG
- the nrdR gene encoding transcriptional repressor NrdR, whose product MRCPSCGHDETKVVDSRMSESQDAIRRRRECLSCAERFTTYERREETPLMVVKKDGTAEPFDRVKLMRGLLVATAKRGVSVEQLEALITDIETELHNSFRYEVGSSQVGDMILVRLRDLDKVAYVRFASVYKEFQDLDEFTSELKALGRRG is encoded by the coding sequence ATGCGGTGTCCTTCGTGCGGCCATGACGAAACCAAGGTCGTCGATTCTCGTATGTCCGAGTCGCAAGATGCTATCCGGCGTCGTCGGGAGTGTCTGAGCTGCGCTGAGCGTTTCACGACCTACGAGCGCCGCGAAGAGACTCCACTCATGGTGGTGAAGAAGGATGGCACCGCCGAGCCCTTCGATCGCGTGAAGCTCATGCGCGGCCTGCTGGTGGCTACCGCCAAGCGCGGTGTGAGTGTCGAGCAACTCGAGGCCCTGATCACCGACATCGAGACCGAGCTCCACAACTCATTCCGCTACGAGGTGGGCAGCAGCCAGGTCGGTGACATGATCCTCGTGCGACTGCGCGACCTCGACAAGGTCGCCTACGTTCGTTTCGCGTCGGTCTACAAGGAGTTTCAGGATCTCGACGAGTTCACATCCGAGCTCAAGGCGTTGGGGCGCCGTGGCTGA
- a CDS encoding LysM peptidoglycan-binding domain-containing protein yields MNTTVATGSIHRTSRPSQRPRTHSRVSQAKRSTGLELIVVALVAALLVWGLLASRNPHLADTAVQTVRVAPGDTLWSIAKSHPLPGMSTSQLAAAIATSNSLGSRVLVPGQRIAVPVAASDDPQMVASR; encoded by the coding sequence ATGAACACCACAGTCGCCACAGGCAGCATCCACCGCACTTCACGACCCAGCCAACGCCCGCGCACGCATTCACGAGTGAGTCAGGCCAAGCGGAGTACGGGCCTCGAACTGATCGTGGTGGCGCTCGTCGCGGCACTGCTCGTCTGGGGTCTCCTCGCATCACGGAATCCGCACCTGGCCGACACGGCAGTGCAGACGGTGCGCGTAGCGCCCGGAGACACTCTGTGGTCGATAGCCAAGTCCCACCCGCTGCCCGGGATGAGCACATCACAGCTCGCAGCAGCTATCGCCACGTCCAACTCACTGGGCTCGCGTGTGCTCGTTCCGGGGCAGCGAATAGCGGTCCCTGTCGCGGCATCAGATGACCCACAGATGGTCGCATCCCGCTGA
- the lexA gene encoding transcriptional repressor LexA, translated as MTYQRELTKRQQEILDFIRGEVHRCGYPPSVREIGEAVGLSSSSTVHSHLAALEAKGFIRRDPSKPRALEVLDYRETDRGIDYGKVSAVPLVGQVAAGSPILAAENIESTMPLPTELAGDNTFILKVRGESMIEAGILDGDFVVVRQQQTADNGDIVVAMIDDSATVKTFYREADRVRLQPENATMEPIYTRDVSILGKVVALFRKL; from the coding sequence ATGACCTACCAGCGAGAGCTGACCAAGCGCCAGCAGGAGATCCTCGACTTCATCCGAGGAGAGGTCCACCGATGCGGTTACCCGCCGAGCGTTCGCGAGATCGGCGAGGCCGTGGGTCTCTCATCATCGTCGACCGTGCACTCTCATCTCGCAGCGCTTGAGGCAAAGGGCTTCATCCGACGCGATCCGAGCAAGCCACGAGCACTTGAGGTGCTCGACTACCGTGAGACCGACCGCGGGATTGACTACGGCAAGGTCAGCGCAGTCCCGCTGGTCGGACAGGTCGCTGCCGGCTCGCCCATTTTGGCGGCCGAGAACATCGAGTCCACGATGCCTCTGCCAACCGAGCTTGCCGGAGACAACACATTCATCCTGAAGGTCCGGGGCGAGTCGATGATCGAGGCCGGGATTCTCGACGGCGATTTCGTGGTAGTTCGCCAGCAGCAGACGGCCGACAACGGCGACATCGTTGTCGCGATGATCGATGACTCCGCGACCGTGAAGACGTTCTATCGGGAAGCCGACAGGGTTCGTCTGCAGCCTGAGAACGCCACGATGGAGCCCATTTACACGCGTGACGTGAGTATCCTCGGCAAAGTGGTCGCCCTGTTCCGCAAGCTCTAA
- the hflX gene encoding GTPase HflX yields MAPHTGNEIHEHRDRAVLVGVDAGRKDWPIEESLAELERLAHTAEVDVVATTTQRMERPNPRTFVGSGKVEEVAQLAKDFSANLVIFDDELSPRQQLNIEAVLPDTRVLDRTALILEIFAMHAVTREGKLQVDLAQQEYVLPRLRGMWGHLEKERLGGGRGARFGAGESQLETDRRMARKRISELKRELAAVSGERDLQRKARARSGVFRVALVGYTNAGKSTLLNALTGAGVLQADMLFATLDSTTRRMALPEGREITLTDTVGFINKLPHGLVEAFKSTLDEVNEADLQLHVTDAGSLQREQQMAAVLEVLEEIDAHTGCHIVVFNKCDTIDSDERAMLQRRYPGAVFVSGLTGDGLDALTARIADEAARGSVTVTVLLPYTRGDLVALAHERAQILSERHTEAGTQLALQVSPDLAPTFTPFALDDGEDTAV; encoded by the coding sequence CTGGCTCCACATACAGGCAACGAAATCCACGAGCATCGCGATCGCGCGGTGCTCGTGGGCGTTGATGCGGGTCGAAAGGACTGGCCAATCGAGGAGTCCTTGGCTGAGCTGGAGCGTCTTGCCCACACGGCCGAGGTCGATGTCGTGGCGACGACGACCCAGCGCATGGAGCGACCCAACCCGCGTACGTTCGTCGGCTCTGGCAAGGTCGAAGAGGTCGCCCAGCTTGCGAAGGACTTCTCGGCGAACCTCGTTATCTTCGACGACGAGCTCTCGCCTCGCCAGCAGCTCAACATCGAAGCCGTACTGCCGGACACTCGTGTCCTCGACCGGACAGCGCTCATCCTCGAGATCTTCGCGATGCACGCTGTGACCCGCGAAGGAAAGCTCCAGGTCGACCTGGCGCAGCAGGAGTACGTGCTGCCTCGGCTTCGCGGTATGTGGGGCCACCTCGAGAAGGAACGTCTCGGCGGTGGACGCGGCGCTCGTTTCGGCGCGGGCGAGTCCCAGCTCGAAACCGACCGTCGAATGGCGCGCAAACGAATCTCGGAGCTCAAGCGAGAGCTGGCGGCCGTATCGGGAGAACGAGACCTGCAGCGCAAGGCTCGCGCACGCAGCGGCGTGTTCCGTGTAGCCCTCGTCGGATACACGAATGCAGGCAAGTCGACCCTGCTCAACGCGCTGACCGGGGCCGGCGTCCTCCAGGCCGACATGCTGTTCGCGACTCTGGACTCCACGACCCGTCGTATGGCGCTTCCCGAGGGACGCGAGATCACGCTGACCGACACGGTCGGGTTCATCAACAAGCTTCCGCACGGACTTGTAGAGGCATTCAAGTCCACGCTCGACGAGGTCAACGAAGCTGATTTGCAGCTGCACGTGACGGATGCGGGTTCGCTGCAGCGGGAACAGCAGATGGCTGCCGTCTTGGAGGTGCTCGAGGAGATCGACGCCCATACAGGCTGTCACATCGTCGTGTTCAACAAGTGCGACACGATCGACTCTGACGAGAGGGCGATGCTCCAGCGACGCTATCCCGGTGCAGTGTTCGTCTCAGGGCTGACCGGCGACGGCCTCGACGCACTCACGGCCCGGATTGCGGACGAGGCCGCCCGGGGGAGTGTGACGGTGACGGTACTGCTGCCCTATACCCGCGGTGATCTCGTCGCACTGGCACACGAGCGGGCGCAGATACTCTCCGAGCGTCACACGGAAGCCGGGACGCAACTCGCCCTGCAGGTGTCCCCGGACCTCGCGCCGACATTCACGCCGTTCGCACTGGATGACGGGGAAGACACAGCCGTATAG
- a CDS encoding LL-diaminopimelate aminotransferase translates to MRTAKRMENLPPYLFAEIDRKKEALQAQGADVISLGIGDPDRPTPQRIIDAMHKAIENPKNHQYPAYAGSKPYREACAEWMNRRFDVTVDPATEVVAMIGSKEGIAHLFPAFVDMGDYVLAPGVGYPVYTTGAILIDAKVHYMPMNEGNDWLADFEATPADVLAKAKMMFISYPNNPAAVSAPVEYFDAAIAFAKKHDLLLVHDHAYSEISFDGYKAPSILQRPGAREVAIELFSMSKAYNMTGWRAAFAVGNAEAIKALGTVKSNIDSGIFTAIQDAAIEAMLGPQDDVAEMSALYQRRRDMVLTTLAEVGIHARKSQGTIYVWAPVPEGYTSTDFATLLLEKAHVIVPAGSAYGPDGEGYIRISLATPDDRLAEALERIKKQL, encoded by the coding sequence GTGAGAACCGCTAAGCGCATGGAGAATCTGCCGCCGTACCTGTTCGCGGAGATCGACCGCAAGAAGGAGGCGCTCCAGGCACAGGGTGCCGACGTCATCTCCCTCGGTATCGGCGATCCCGACCGTCCCACCCCGCAGCGCATCATCGATGCGATGCACAAGGCCATCGAGAACCCCAAGAACCACCAGTATCCCGCGTACGCCGGCAGCAAGCCGTACCGTGAGGCCTGCGCCGAGTGGATGAACCGCCGCTTCGACGTCACCGTCGACCCGGCCACCGAAGTCGTCGCGATGATCGGCTCCAAGGAGGGCATCGCTCACCTCTTCCCGGCCTTCGTCGACATGGGCGACTACGTGCTCGCTCCGGGCGTCGGCTACCCCGTCTACACCACGGGTGCGATCCTCATCGACGCCAAGGTGCACTACATGCCCATGAACGAGGGCAACGACTGGCTCGCCGACTTCGAGGCCACCCCGGCAGACGTGCTCGCCAAGGCCAAGATGATGTTCATCAGCTACCCCAACAACCCTGCGGCCGTGTCGGCGCCCGTCGAGTACTTCGATGCCGCCATCGCGTTTGCCAAGAAGCACGACCTGCTTCTGGTCCACGATCATGCCTACTCGGAGATCAGCTTCGATGGCTACAAGGCCCCGTCGATCTTGCAGCGCCCGGGCGCCCGCGAAGTCGCCATCGAGTTGTTCTCGATGTCCAAGGCCTACAACATGACGGGATGGCGTGCCGCGTTCGCGGTTGGTAACGCAGAGGCCATCAAGGCGCTTGGCACGGTGAAGAGCAACATCGACTCCGGAATCTTCACCGCGATCCAGGATGCAGCGATCGAAGCCATGCTCGGTCCGCAGGATGACGTCGCCGAGATGAGCGCGCTGTACCAGCGCCGTCGCGACATGGTACTCACCACCCTCGCTGAGGTCGGTATTCACGCGCGCAAGTCGCAAGGCACCATCTACGTGTGGGCTCCGGTCCCGGAGGGTTACACCTCGACCGACTTCGCCACGCTGTTGCTCGAGAAGGCTCACGTCATCGTGCCGGCAGGCAGCGCGTACGGCCCTGATGGCGAAGGCTACATCCGCATCTCGCTCGCTACTCCCGACGATCGACTCGCCGAGGCGCTCGAGCGTATCAAGAAGCAACTTTAG
- a CDS encoding methyltransferase domain-containing protein has product MLADVVEVLECPHCASALSLVDGRVLACANGHAYDIAREGYANLIGPGKRASTADTPEMVAARREFLARDHFAPLVAAVAEAASEALALAPSGLVLDAGAGTGTFLAAVLDANPSRTGLALDISKHAVRVAARCHPRAGAIVADTWGRLPVRSSAAALVMCVFAPRNAEEFARVLAPGGSLVVVTPQPDHLRELVEALGLITVDPRKPERLATTLSGAFTTSATVDIAYSIVLDASDALAAALMGPSAAHVSEPDLRGGIASLPSPIRTQAAITITTYQPRANETPEL; this is encoded by the coding sequence GTGCTAGCTGACGTGGTCGAGGTTCTTGAGTGCCCGCACTGTGCCTCCGCGCTGTCACTCGTCGACGGACGGGTGCTCGCATGCGCAAACGGGCACGCCTACGACATCGCGCGTGAGGGATACGCGAACCTCATCGGTCCGGGTAAGCGCGCGTCGACCGCTGACACGCCCGAGATGGTGGCCGCACGTCGGGAGTTCTTGGCCCGAGACCACTTCGCACCGCTCGTCGCCGCCGTGGCCGAAGCGGCCTCCGAGGCTCTCGCGCTCGCACCATCGGGTCTTGTGCTCGACGCAGGTGCCGGCACGGGGACATTTCTCGCCGCCGTGCTCGATGCGAACCCGAGTCGAACGGGCCTTGCACTCGACATCTCGAAGCATGCGGTTCGCGTCGCAGCGCGCTGCCATCCTCGCGCGGGGGCGATCGTGGCGGATACCTGGGGCCGGCTGCCGGTTCGTTCGTCGGCCGCGGCACTCGTGATGTGCGTGTTCGCCCCACGCAACGCCGAGGAGTTCGCCCGTGTACTCGCCCCCGGTGGATCGCTGGTGGTCGTCACCCCACAACCCGATCACCTGCGCGAACTCGTTGAGGCACTAGGACTCATCACCGTCGACCCACGCAAACCGGAGCGGCTCGCAACCACGCTCTCGGGCGCCTTCACCACGTCCGCCACGGTCGACATCGCCTATTCGATCGTGCTGGATGCCAGCGACGCCTTGGCTGCCGCGCTGATGGGACCGAGCGCTGCACATGTCAGCGAACCGGATCTGCGAGGCGGGATCGCATCCCTGCCCAGCCCGATCCGAACGCAAGCCGCGATCACCATCACGACGTATCAGCCACGTGCGAACGAAACGCCTGAGCTGTAA
- a CDS encoding diaminopimelate epimerase, with product MELAFVKMHGLGNDFVVMNDLAEELDLAPEAVQWFCDRNFGIGGDGLILVRPATTPEADFYMLYYNADGTTAEMCGNGVRCFAKYVIDHGLLPADRNEVRVETLGGIKPVEVTRAYDGTLYLATVDMGEPILKPADVPTAMRCGNNDDMVIQCALETEMGTFDVTPLSMGNPHCVLWVEDIETAPVHELGPIIENHPMFPQKTNVEFAQLAGENIVRLRVWERGVGETLACGTGACATAVVASVTLRTDREITIELLGGELEIRWAENDHVYMTGPAEEVFAGIVAIDEDDE from the coding sequence ATGGAACTCGCGTTTGTGAAGATGCACGGCCTGGGAAACGACTTCGTGGTCATGAACGACCTCGCCGAGGAACTCGATCTCGCGCCCGAGGCGGTTCAGTGGTTCTGTGACCGCAACTTCGGTATCGGCGGCGACGGGCTCATCTTGGTGCGCCCTGCGACGACGCCGGAAGCCGACTTCTATATGCTCTACTACAACGCAGACGGCACCACCGCCGAGATGTGCGGAAACGGCGTGCGCTGCTTCGCCAAGTACGTTATCGACCACGGGCTGCTTCCGGCCGACCGCAACGAGGTCCGCGTCGAGACCTTGGGTGGAATCAAGCCGGTCGAGGTCACACGTGCCTACGACGGCACGCTGTACCTTGCAACGGTCGACATGGGCGAGCCGATCCTCAAGCCCGCCGATGTGCCCACAGCCATGCGGTGCGGCAACAACGACGACATGGTGATCCAGTGCGCACTCGAGACCGAGATGGGCACCTTCGATGTCACACCGCTGTCCATGGGTAACCCGCACTGTGTGCTGTGGGTCGAAGACATCGAGACGGCGCCGGTACACGAACTCGGCCCGATCATCGAGAACCACCCGATGTTCCCCCAGAAGACCAACGTCGAGTTCGCCCAGCTCGCGGGCGAGAACATCGTCCGGCTGCGCGTGTGGGAGCGCGGTGTGGGCGAGACGCTCGCCTGCGGCACGGGCGCGTGCGCGACCGCGGTAGTCGCTTCAGTGACCCTGCGCACCGATCGAGAGATCACCATCGAACTTCTCGGCGGCGAACTCGAGATCCGGTGGGCTGAGAACGATCACGTCTACATGACCGGACCCGCAGAAGAGGTCTTCGCCGGCATCGTCGCCATAGACGAGGACGACGAGTAG